In Lotus japonicus ecotype B-129 chromosome 5, LjGifu_v1.2, one genomic interval encodes:
- the LOC130721185 gene encoding transcription factor bHLH30-like, with protein sequence MIQEDQGQCSSHQVINNFQTYQEHQLLLQQQIMSQQNSDIFGFNHHHMFPGGEVPWSMPQVQPFNQASPYASFFNRSRVVPSSLQFTYNDHHHHQVQPGSSSSAPFGLQAEMGKMSAQEIMEAKALAASKSHSEAERRRRERINNHLAKLRSLLPSTTKTDKASLLAEVIQHVKELKRQTSLIAETSPVPTEADEITVDAADDEDNGKFVIKASLCCEDRTDILPELIKTLKALRLRTLKADITTLGGRMKNVLFITGDDNNEDSYSSRSCIISSIQEALKAVIEKSVGDESAASGNVKRQRTNIV encoded by the exons atgatacagGAAGATCAAGGACAGTGTTCTTCTCATCAAGTCATCAACAACTTCCAAACCTATCAAGAACATCAGCTTCTCCTTCAGCAACAGATCATGTCTCAGCAAAACAGTGACATCTTTGGATTCAATCATCATCACATGTTCCCTGGTGGTGAAGTTCCATGGTCTATGCCTCAAGTTCAACCCTTCAACCAAGCTTCACCTTATGCAAGTTTTTTCAACAGATCAAGGGTTGTTCCTTCTTCTCTTCAGTTTACATATaatgatcatcatcatcatcaggttCAAcctggttcatcatcatcagcacCTTTTGGCCTTCAAGCTGAGATGGGAAAGATGAGTGCTCAAGAAATCATGGAGGCTAAGGCTCTTGCAGCTTCCAAGAGTCACAGTGAAGCTGAAAGGAGACGCAGAGAGAGAATCAATAATCATCTTGCCAAGCTTCGTAGTTTGTTGCCCAGCACAACAAAA ACAGACAAAGCATCATTGCTAGCAGAAGTGATTCAGCATGTGAAGGAGCTGAAGCGTCAAACTTCACTAATAGCAGAAACGAGTCCAGTTCCTACAGAAGCTGATGAGATAACAGTGGATGCAGCTGATGATGAAGACAATGGCAAGTTCGTGATCAAAGCCTCGCTTTGCTGCGAAGACAGGACAGATATTTTGCCTGAACTCATAAAGACCTTGAAAGCGTTGAGGTTAAGAACCCTAAAAGCTGACATCACAACGCTCGGCGGGCGCATGAAGAACGTGTTGTTCATCACTGGTGATGATAATAATGAGGATAGTTATTCAAGTAGAAGCTGCATAATTAGCTCAATACAAGAAGCGCTTAAAGCAGTGATTGAGAAGAGCGTTGGAGATGAATCTGCTGCTTCTGGAAATGTTAAGAGACAAAGGACCAATATAGTATGA